In Sulfurisphaera javensis, a single genomic region encodes these proteins:
- the tsaA gene encoding tRNA (N6-threonylcarbamoyladenosine(37)-N6)-methyltransferase TrmO, which yields MLKYIGIVKENIEGKGVIEIYKEFENGLIKIEDFSHLIVISWLNKVTEEQRNTLIVKPRGLLKYGFKLEELPEVGVFCTDSPHRPNPIAISIVKLIKREGNILFVENLDLFEGTPILDIKAFTPARCPEDVKVPKWVEEFEKKLKEIRGNKVPF from the coding sequence ATGCTTAAGTACATAGGAATAGTTAAGGAAAATATTGAAGGAAAAGGTGTTATTGAAATTTATAAAGAGTTTGAAAATGGATTAATTAAAATAGAAGATTTTTCGCATTTAATCGTAATATCATGGTTAAATAAAGTAACTGAAGAGCAGAGAAATACTTTAATAGTGAAACCAAGAGGACTTCTTAAATATGGATTCAAGTTAGAAGAGCTTCCTGAAGTGGGAGTTTTCTGTACAGATTCTCCTCATAGACCAAATCCCATAGCTATTTCTATAGTTAAACTGATAAAAAGGGAGGGAAATATTTTGTTTGTTGAAAATTTAGATTTATTCGAAGGTACTCCAATCTTAGATATTAAAGCGTTTACTCCAGCAAGGTGTCCAGAAGACGTAAAAGTACCAAAATGGGTCGAAGAATTCGAAAAGAAACTAAAGGAAATTAGAGGAAATAAAGTACCTTTCTAA
- a CDS encoding radical SAM protein — protein MIPISVMVTNSGTVSFQIKGEYNPKNPSRFSQVFRPVITWNLTYKCNLRCLHCYINASPNGEEGLSTEEALKLVDQMTEIKIPLLIMSGGEPLMRKDFFEIAEYASKKGIKLALSTNGTLISEKVAEKLKEIGFMYIGISLDSPYPEFHDKFRGVKGAFEMAIKGIRNAINAGLNVGLRFTITSKNIDYVDDYMKLALELGVKRITFYHISASGRGKDLKDWMYTPQQYENFMNKLIEYAKQLKGKLEIETTLAPFDGIYIAKKLAKDEKELADYLHFVKNSGGCGRKMISIYPNGDVYPCQFIDFYKLGNVREKPLKEIITNIPDLFVNTEKYLQGECKSCIYNEYCKGGDRARAYYWNENIYGDDPLCPLKNLHI, from the coding sequence ATGATTCCAATAAGCGTTATGGTTACAAACAGTGGAACAGTATCCTTTCAGATTAAAGGAGAATATAATCCTAAAAATCCTAGTAGATTTAGTCAAGTTTTCAGACCGGTAATAACTTGGAACTTAACATATAAGTGCAACTTAAGGTGTTTACATTGTTATATAAACGCTTCTCCTAACGGTGAAGAAGGTCTTTCAACTGAAGAAGCATTAAAATTAGTTGACCAAATGACTGAAATTAAGATACCATTACTCATTATGAGTGGTGGAGAACCATTAATGAGAAAAGATTTTTTCGAAATAGCAGAATATGCTTCTAAAAAGGGAATAAAACTCGCGTTATCTACAAATGGAACCTTAATAAGTGAAAAAGTTGCTGAAAAACTTAAAGAAATAGGATTCATGTACATAGGTATAAGTTTAGATAGTCCATATCCAGAATTTCATGATAAATTCAGAGGAGTAAAAGGAGCTTTTGAAATGGCTATAAAAGGAATAAGAAACGCTATTAACGCAGGTTTAAACGTTGGTTTACGCTTTACAATAACTTCAAAAAATATTGATTACGTTGACGACTACATGAAGTTAGCATTAGAACTAGGAGTAAAAAGAATAACTTTCTATCATATTTCGGCAAGTGGAAGAGGTAAAGATCTGAAAGACTGGATGTACACTCCTCAACAATACGAAAATTTCATGAATAAACTTATTGAATATGCTAAGCAATTAAAAGGAAAATTGGAAATAGAAACTACATTAGCACCCTTTGACGGTATTTATATTGCTAAAAAGTTAGCGAAAGATGAGAAAGAATTAGCAGATTATTTACACTTTGTTAAAAACAGTGGAGGTTGCGGAAGAAAGATGATATCTATTTACCCCAATGGTGACGTTTATCCTTGCCAGTTTATTGACTTTTATAAGTTAGGTAACGTTAGAGAGAAACCACTTAAGGAAATAATTACAAACATTCCTGATCTTTTTGTAAATACGGAAAAATATTTACAAGGAGAATGTAAATCGTGTATTTATAATGAATACTGTAAAGGAGGAGATAGGGCTAGAGCATATTATTGGAATGAAAACATTTATGGAGATGATCCATTATGCCCTTTGAAGAATCTCCACATTTAG